One genomic region from bacterium encodes:
- a CDS encoding response regulator, whose protein sequence is MNPPRILLVDPDPKNVRILRNNFLDLHFEVDAAANNTEALDKISGQAFDAILAEVAAPGIDGYALLDQAQQSSLNHTCAVIFLTQKSDVWNRVKSFKLGAKDYIVKPIHVREIVGRVQMVLRRRERNRQARKRSRNRFSGRLADLGVSELIEVFGAERKSGILSIHNENGVSGQILFDQGAVVRASVGRQRGEEAVFRMLAWDKGRFTMVFAPVTEQSEIGVSNMGLLLQGAKRMEQREEILRHLPALETVLVTTQNFKKIIARKALATDLEYFVSLFDGVHSLGRIIDESKYDEITTLQRILKLYELGFLHVLRDFGTSGSAAGSTPQAGTGTAPIITETAGSVDRHPSAPAALEHVESALGAASAEDLLHEEIGAIASAPIEPPMTGLQKPEVEASSPEASMVERPLQPERKSALPPVQEPPRWESESSFDHDLFYDLRHAGTEEQDLFGGSKGEDGGLVLSDLGRVIPQHPADALLKLEMEDELAESPGPEEAFGGVIAKTGNEPPPAVIKEEPPLFAPAAHEEAANRAEVQELERTLRLQQRFRRAHGVILVLGNNRELCRQMVASLSAEQIQEKSAFQPQDSDLLFGTAEFRGGHLLNLVALSLEREFAPVIDFFAGSLLGFVILMDGRQVEWGYQRYLQNVLRAKAALPLVVVFAYNEYLQKPLEERIIRQRLGLRERDGLLLVSDLSVVNSRRIIFRLFETLYRPKSRPGQPAETLHPSTMK, encoded by the coding sequence ATGAATCCGCCTAGAATACTTCTCGTCGATCCTGACCCCAAGAATGTCCGCATCCTGCGCAATAACTTTCTCGATTTGCATTTTGAGGTGGATGCCGCTGCGAACAATACCGAAGCGCTTGACAAGATCTCCGGGCAGGCATTTGATGCCATCCTGGCGGAAGTGGCCGCGCCGGGTATCGATGGATATGCCCTCTTGGATCAAGCCCAGCAGTCCTCCCTCAACCACACCTGTGCGGTCATCTTTCTAACCCAGAAAAGCGATGTATGGAATCGAGTCAAAAGCTTCAAACTGGGTGCGAAGGATTACATCGTCAAGCCGATTCATGTACGCGAGATTGTTGGCCGCGTCCAGATGGTCCTCAGGCGGCGCGAACGCAATCGGCAGGCGAGGAAGCGCAGTCGCAACCGGTTCAGCGGCCGGTTGGCCGATCTCGGTGTCAGTGAACTGATCGAGGTCTTCGGGGCGGAACGCAAGAGCGGCATCCTTTCGATCCATAATGAGAATGGGGTCTCAGGGCAAATCCTTTTCGACCAGGGCGCGGTCGTCCGGGCATCGGTCGGCCGGCAGCGCGGCGAGGAGGCCGTTTTCAGGATGCTCGCCTGGGACAAGGGACGGTTCACCATGGTATTCGCTCCGGTGACGGAGCAGAGCGAAATCGGTGTCAGCAATATGGGTTTGTTACTGCAAGGAGCCAAAAGAATGGAACAACGCGAGGAGATTCTGCGGCATCTGCCAGCGCTTGAAACCGTGTTGGTGACCACGCAGAATTTTAAAAAGATCATCGCCCGGAAGGCTCTTGCAACCGATCTGGAGTACTTCGTCTCTCTTTTTGACGGCGTCCACTCCCTGGGACGCATCATCGATGAGAGCAAATACGATGAAATCACCACGCTGCAGCGGATTTTGAAGCTTTACGAACTGGGGTTCTTGCATGTGCTGCGGGATTTCGGCACCAGCGGCAGCGCGGCGGGCAGCACACCGCAAGCCGGCACCGGGACAGCGCCGATCATCACGGAAACGGCGGGGAGTGTCGACCGGCACCCATCCGCTCCTGCCGCACTCGAGCATGTCGAAAGCGCGCTCGGTGCCGCGAGTGCGGAGGATCTATTGCATGAGGAGATCGGTGCAATAGCTTCGGCCCCGATTGAACCCCCAATGACCGGGCTGCAGAAGCCGGAGGTGGAGGCCTCAAGCCCCGAGGCATCTATGGTAGAGCGACCGCTCCAGCCGGAGAGAAAATCGGCCTTGCCGCCGGTCCAGGAGCCGCCCCGGTGGGAGTCCGAGAGCAGTTTTGACCATGATCTCTTTTACGACCTGCGCCATGCCGGAACCGAAGAGCAGGATCTCTTCGGGGGCAGCAAGGGGGAGGATGGCGGATTGGTCCTGAGCGATCTCGGGCGCGTGATCCCGCAGCATCCCGCTGATGCGCTACTGAAGCTCGAAATGGAAGATGAATTGGCAGAAAGCCCCGGTCCGGAGGAAGCCTTTGGCGGCGTCATCGCCAAGACCGGAAACGAACCGCCCCCCGCGGTCATAAAAGAAGAGCCGCCGCTGTTTGCTCCTGCCGCGCACGAGGAAGCTGCGAACCGCGCCGAGGTCCAGGAACTGGAGCGTACCCTGCGGCTGCAGCAGCGCTTCCGTCGCGCGCACGGCGTCATCCTGGTGCTCGGCAATAACCGGGAATTATGCCGGCAGATGGTCGCAAGTCTCTCGGCCGAGCAGATTCAGGAAAAGAGCGCCTTTCAGCCGCAGGATTCGGATCTTCTCTTCGGCACGGCGGAATTCCGGGGAGGGCATCTGCTCAATCTTGTCGCCTTGTCACTGGAGCGCGAATTTGCGCCGGTCATCGATTTTTTCGCCGGTTCGCTTCTGGGCTTCGTCATCCTCATGGATGGCCGTCAAGTGGAATGGGGCTATCAGCGCTATCTGCAGAACGTGCTGCGGGCCAAGGCTGCACTGCCCCTGGTAGTGGTATTCGCTTATAATGAGTATCTGCAAAAACCGCTGGAGGAGCGGATTATCCGGCAGCGGCTGGGGCTGCGCGAACGCGACGGATTGCTGCTGGTAAGCGATCTATCTGTGGTCAATTCCCGCCGGATCATCTTCCGCCTTTTTGAGACGTTGTATCGTCCCAAATCCCGGCCAGGACAGCCGGCTGAAACCCTGCATCCGTCGACGATGAAATAG
- a CDS encoding sigma-54 dependent transcriptional regulator yields MVDESMSKATILIVDDDKNICKMIEASLRKEKRYEIETALSGEACLRIIKENPPELVLLDIQMPGIDGIETLHKIRDENPFIPVIMMTAHGTIERAVQSMKAGAYDFLTKPFARDRLLVTVNNALMNSSLRREVDELRSELKSKYAFANIIGQSGVMQDVFRAVEKVFSSNVTVLIQGESGTGKELIARAIHYNSAARASKPFVAVNCSALPESLLESELFGHEKGAFTGALGRRIGKFEQANGGTIFLDEIGLMTPATQSKLLRVLQEREFERVGGNELVKVDVRVISATNKDLEEEMKKGEFREDLYYRISVFPIKLPPLRERREDIPLLAGHFLQKFARQEGKSIEGITPDALDLMMAYHWPGNVRELENAMERATVLANGTEISAKDLPAAVRSLGEKRIYESDNTLASWIEKLEEEALRQALLECEGNISQTAKKLGIGRATIYRKAKKYGLPMVKS; encoded by the coding sequence ATGGTGGATGAAAGCATGAGCAAAGCGACTATTCTTATCGTTGATGACGACAAGAATATTTGCAAGATGATTGAGGCCAGCCTTCGCAAGGAGAAGCGGTACGAAATAGAGACGGCACTGAGCGGTGAAGCCTGTCTGCGCATCATCAAGGAAAACCCGCCTGAATTGGTCCTTCTTGATATTCAGATGCCGGGCATCGATGGCATCGAAACCCTGCACAAGATCCGCGACGAGAATCCCTTTATCCCGGTAATCATGATGACGGCGCATGGCACGATCGAGCGCGCCGTACAGAGCATGAAGGCGGGGGCCTACGATTTTCTCACCAAACCCTTTGCTCGCGACCGATTGCTGGTAACCGTCAACAACGCCCTGATGAACAGCTCGCTGCGCCGCGAGGTGGATGAGCTGCGTTCGGAACTCAAGAGCAAATATGCCTTTGCCAATATCATCGGCCAGAGCGGGGTGATGCAGGATGTCTTCCGCGCGGTCGAGAAGGTATTCAGTAGCAATGTGACCGTTTTAATCCAGGGAGAGAGCGGCACCGGCAAGGAGCTGATTGCCCGGGCGATCCATTATAACTCCGCCGCGCGCGCGAGCAAGCCCTTTGTGGCGGTAAACTGTTCTGCGCTGCCTGAATCCCTGCTCGAAAGCGAATTGTTCGGCCATGAGAAGGGCGCCTTTACGGGCGCCCTGGGGCGGCGCATCGGCAAGTTTGAGCAGGCGAACGGCGGGACAATTTTTCTCGATGAGATCGGTTTGATGACGCCGGCAACGCAGTCCAAACTGCTGCGGGTTCTGCAGGAGCGCGAGTTCGAACGGGTTGGCGGCAACGAACTGGTCAAAGTGGACGTTCGGGTGATCTCCGCCACGAACAAGGATCTTGAGGAGGAGATGAAGAAGGGCGAGTTCCGCGAGGACCTCTATTACCGGATCTCGGTCTTTCCGATCAAGCTGCCCCCCCTCCGGGAACGCCGTGAGGACATCCCTTTGCTGGCCGGACATTTTCTACAAAAGTTCGCCCGGCAGGAGGGGAAGAGCATAGAAGGGATCACCCCCGATGCCCTGGATCTGATGATGGCCTATCATTGGCCGGGGAATGTGCGCGAGCTCGAGAATGCCATGGAACGAGCGACCGTCCTGGCCAACGGGACCGAAATTTCCGCGAAAGATCTTCCTGCAGCGGTCCGCTCCCTCGGGGAGAAGCGCATCTATGAATCGGACAACACTCTGGCCAGCTGGATTGAGAAGCTGGAGGAAGAGGCTTTGCGTCAGGCCCTGCTGGAGTGCGAGGGCAATATCTCGCAAACGGCCAAGAAGCTTGGCATCGGCCGGGCGACCATTTACCGCAAAGCCAAGAAATACGGGCTGCCCATGGTAAAGAGTTGA
- the lpxK gene encoding tetraacyldisaccharide 4'-kinase: protein MAFFAERWPAGLLWPLSRLYGRAVNRRNRRYDSGAAPIWRLECPVISVGNIVTGGTGKTPTVIFLARWLQKRGKRICILSRGYRRRSRGRVLVSDGERIQVTAAEAGDEPLLLAQQLPGVAVVVEADRVAAGRWALGMLGPDIILLDDGFQHRRLHRDLDIVTFKGLQDFGNGWLLPAGPLREDLAGLNRADLLWFNGPAAALRTGPLEAWQEKPQVEAGLAITGCNNMENRALEKTEGVRAILFCGLADPEGFLQTARMTGLQIVRFFRYPDHHAYRYRDILELEEAKRTLEAKVIITTDKDWVKFHPSFQLPPYWYRLTVSVQPDDPVRADGVLQAVCCSSGIL, encoded by the coding sequence ATGGCTTTTTTCGCTGAGCGCTGGCCCGCCGGCCTGCTCTGGCCGCTCAGCCGTCTGTATGGACGGGCGGTCAATCGCCGCAACCGCCGCTATGACAGCGGCGCGGCCCCCATCTGGCGTTTGGAGTGCCCAGTGATCAGCGTCGGAAACATCGTCACCGGCGGCACAGGAAAAACCCCTACCGTGATCTTTTTGGCGCGCTGGCTGCAGAAGAGGGGAAAAAGGATTTGCATCCTCAGCCGAGGCTACCGCCGGCGCAGCCGGGGGCGGGTGCTCGTCAGCGACGGCGAGCGGATCCAGGTGACAGCGGCTGAGGCCGGGGACGAGCCCTTGCTGCTGGCGCAACAGCTGCCGGGAGTAGCCGTTGTGGTCGAGGCGGATCGGGTCGCAGCCGGGCGCTGGGCCTTGGGCATGCTCGGACCCGATATCATCCTGCTCGATGACGGCTTTCAGCACCGCCGGCTGCATCGCGATCTGGACATCGTGACCTTCAAGGGATTGCAGGATTTCGGCAATGGTTGGCTGCTGCCGGCGGGACCGCTGCGCGAAGACCTCGCGGGTTTAAATCGGGCCGACCTGCTCTGGTTCAATGGGCCGGCAGCGGCGCTGCGCACGGGCCCCCTGGAGGCCTGGCAAGAGAAGCCGCAAGTCGAGGCCGGCCTCGCTATAACGGGGTGCAACAATATGGAAAACCGGGCGTTGGAGAAGACCGAGGGGGTGCGGGCGATTCTTTTCTGCGGTCTTGCCGATCCTGAGGGATTTCTCCAAACCGCCCGGATGACGGGGCTGCAGATCGTCCGGTTTTTCAGGTACCCTGATCACCATGCTTACAGGTATCGGGATATCTTGGAGTTGGAAGAAGCGAAGCGGACCCTTGAGGCGAAGGTGATCATCACGACCGACAAGGACTGGGTCAAGTTTCATCCCTCGTTTCAACTGCCCCCCTATTGGTATCGTCTTACCGTTTCTGTCCAGCCGGACGATCCCGTCCGGGCCGATGGCGTCCTGCAGGCGGTATGTTGCAGCAGCGGGATCCTCTAA